The following are encoded together in the Leptospira brenneri genome:
- a CDS encoding thioredoxin family protein: protein MVRKILPICFLLLSTSLFSESPWGSSIQKGFETAKQDKKFIIVDVFADWCTYCLVLEKEIFPDPEVNKVLDSFVKVRLDGEEFPNLRKKYNIEGYPTILFLDGDGNYVTKIAGLATKEDILGVTRRILQEPNIESYLKTELRRNVNSPDIHFRLGLLYFQNKEFEKAEIQFTETVQKSKTLPVLKENAQFNLNLVKSIHGPKESAVKAWKEFLETYPTSNRKTTAKLYYGLTLKDSGESKLAKSILTEIKPQLTSDSDKSMCNEALSEIERGF from the coding sequence ATGGTTCGTAAGATTCTTCCAATTTGTTTCCTTCTACTTTCCACTTCCTTATTTTCCGAATCCCCATGGGGAAGTTCGATCCAAAAGGGATTCGAAACCGCAAAACAGGACAAAAAATTTATCATTGTAGATGTATTTGCTGATTGGTGCACTTATTGTTTGGTTTTAGAAAAAGAAATTTTTCCCGATCCGGAAGTAAACAAGGTTTTGGATAGCTTCGTAAAGGTTCGGTTAGATGGTGAAGAATTTCCTAACTTACGAAAAAAATACAATATTGAAGGGTATCCAACCATCCTATTTCTGGATGGGGATGGAAACTATGTAACAAAAATCGCAGGTCTTGCCACAAAAGAAGACATTTTAGGAGTCACAAGAAGGATTCTCCAAGAACCAAATATAGAATCTTACCTTAAAACAGAACTTAGGCGAAATGTAAATAGCCCAGACATTCATTTTCGATTAGGATTATTATATTTTCAAAATAAAGAATTTGAAAAAGCAGAAATTCAATTTACCGAGACGGTTCAAAAATCCAAAACTTTACCAGTACTCAAAGAAAATGCTCAGTTTAACTTAAACTTGGTAAAATCCATCCATGGACCAAAAGAGTCTGCCGTAAAAGCGTGGAAAGAATTTCTAGAAACTTATCCAACCTCAAACCGCAAAACAACCGCTAAACTTTACTATGGATTAACCCTAAAAGATTCCGGTGAATCAAAACTAGCAAAGTCAATACTTACAGAAATCAAACCACAACTAACTTCCGATTCAGATAAATCAATGTGCAACGAAGCTTTGTCCGAAATTGAAAGAGGGTTTTAG
- the hisE gene encoding phosphoribosyl-ATP diphosphatase: MEFLLKLEELLRKRKEELPEKSYTAELFRDGVDRILKKIGEEAGEVIIAAKNPNEKELIHEIADLVFHLEVLMVEKGISLSTIAKELEKRHS, from the coding sequence ATGGAATTTTTACTGAAATTGGAAGAACTACTCCGCAAACGTAAGGAAGAATTGCCTGAAAAATCTTATACTGCCGAGCTCTTCCGTGATGGTGTTGACCGTATCCTTAAAAAAATTGGCGAAGAAGCAGGCGAAGTGATCATTGCTGCAAAAAACCCCAATGAAAAAGAACTCATTCACGAAATTGCAGATTTGGTATTCCATCTGGAAGTTCTAATGGTGGAGAAAGGAATTAGTTTATCTACCATCGCAAAAGAATTGGAAAAACGCCACAGCTAA